One genomic window of Luteitalea pratensis includes the following:
- a CDS encoding GerMN domain-containing protein: MRRPVVVALLGVMTAVLIGIVGVVLVPRWFAPATVEVPRADAAASGEATGKIRASLFYVAEDGLHLTAVDADVPFGATPAEQARALVEAQLQPAPAPLAQSIAEGTRVRQIFIAEDGTAFVDLSKEAVTNHRGGSLDELFAVYTIVNAITVNLPAIKSVQILIDGQEVDTLAGHVDLRHPLTRNLRWVEAPGKDGGERKEDGGVRTEDGGARTEEQGQKQDAAKKPAGTPQARPVS, translated from the coding sequence ATGCGCCGACCGGTCGTCGTCGCGCTGCTCGGCGTGATGACCGCCGTGTTGATCGGGATCGTGGGTGTGGTGCTGGTGCCGCGCTGGTTCGCGCCCGCCACCGTCGAAGTGCCGCGCGCCGACGCTGCCGCCAGCGGCGAGGCGACCGGGAAGATCCGCGCCAGCCTGTTCTACGTCGCCGAAGACGGCCTCCACCTCACCGCCGTCGATGCCGACGTGCCGTTCGGGGCAACGCCCGCCGAGCAGGCTCGCGCGCTCGTGGAGGCGCAGTTGCAGCCCGCTCCCGCGCCCCTGGCGCAGTCCATCGCCGAAGGCACCCGTGTGCGGCAGATCTTCATCGCCGAGGACGGCACCGCCTTCGTGGACCTGTCCAAGGAAGCCGTCACCAACCACCGCGGCGGCAGCCTCGACGAACTCTTCGCCGTGTACACGATCGTCAACGCCATCACCGTCAACCTGCCGGCGATCAAGAGCGTGCAGATCCTCATCGACGGCCAGGAAGTGGACACCCTCGCCGGCCACGTCGATCTCCGCCACCCCCTCACCCGCAACCTGCGGTGGGTGGAGGCCCCAGGGAAGGACGGAGGAGAGAGGAAGGAGGACGGAGGAGTGAGGACGGAGGACGGAGGAGCGAGGACGGAGGAACAAGGGCAGAAACAGGACGCAGCGAAGAAGCCAGCCGGAACACCCCAGGCACGTCCAGTGTCTTGA
- the rph gene encoding ribonuclease PH: MPRSDGRANDALRACTITPHISLHAEGSCLVETGRTRVICTASVEDRVPPFMRNSGKGWVTAEYGMLPRATTTRVQRESTAGKVGGRTQEIQRLIGRSLRSVVEMPRLGERTIWIDCDVIQADGGTRTAAITGGFVAMVLAMRHMIENKQIKEIPVKDYLAATSVGVVAGVPMLDLAYDEDSNADVDMNVIRTGDGRFIEVQGTAEKEPFPRAVLDQLLDLGSKGIDELIAKQAAIVGDVLKVKVPTRA; the protein is encoded by the coding sequence ATGCCTCGCTCCGATGGACGCGCCAACGACGCTCTCCGCGCCTGTACGATCACCCCGCACATTTCGCTGCACGCGGAAGGATCGTGCCTCGTGGAGACCGGCCGGACGCGCGTGATCTGCACGGCGAGCGTCGAGGACCGCGTGCCCCCGTTCATGCGCAACAGCGGCAAGGGGTGGGTCACGGCCGAGTACGGCATGCTGCCCCGGGCTACGACCACGCGCGTCCAGCGCGAGTCCACGGCCGGCAAGGTCGGGGGACGGACGCAGGAGATCCAGCGGCTCATCGGCCGTTCGCTGCGTTCGGTCGTGGAGATGCCGCGTCTCGGCGAGCGCACGATCTGGATCGACTGTGACGTCATCCAGGCCGACGGCGGCACGCGGACGGCGGCCATCACCGGCGGCTTCGTCGCGATGGTGCTGGCGATGCGGCACATGATCGAGAACAAGCAGATCAAGGAAATCCCGGTCAAGGACTACCTGGCCGCGACCAGCGTCGGCGTCGTCGCCGGTGTGCCGATGCTCGACCTCGCCTACGACGAGGACTCCAACGCCGACGTCGACATGAACGTGATCCGTACCGGCGACGGCCGCTTCATCGAGGTGCAGGGCACCGCGGAGAAGGAACCGTTCCCGCGAGCGGTGCTCGATCAGTTGCTCGATCTCGGCAGCAAGGGCATCGACGAGTTGATCGCGAAGCAGGCGGCGATCGTCGGCGACGTCCTCAAGGTCAAGGTCCCCACCAGGGCATGA
- a CDS encoding non-canonical purine NTP pyrophosphatase codes for MSVSVRLLVATSNPGKVRELVALFADVPCTLLSLQDLPSPIAPPDETGETCTDNARLKATAYARAAGLPCLAEDSGFEVAALDGLPGVRSARVPGADDAERNAWVYAQLDARGSRESSARFVSVLALAHSTGDIAHVAEGDVSGEIAPEPRGSNGFGYDPMLFHPPLGRTFAELTQEEKADVSHRGRAARLMHDWIREHIGEIR; via the coding sequence ATGAGCGTGTCGGTACGCCTGCTCGTCGCCACGAGCAACCCCGGCAAGGTGCGCGAACTGGTGGCGCTGTTTGCCGACGTGCCGTGCACGCTGCTGTCGTTGCAGGATCTGCCCTCGCCCATCGCACCGCCCGACGAGACCGGCGAGACCTGCACCGACAACGCCCGCCTCAAGGCGACCGCGTACGCCAGGGCCGCCGGCCTGCCGTGTCTTGCCGAGGATTCGGGCTTCGAGGTCGCGGCGCTCGATGGACTGCCGGGGGTACGCTCGGCCCGCGTGCCCGGCGCTGATGACGCGGAACGCAACGCCTGGGTGTACGCGCAACTCGACGCGCGTGGCAGCCGCGAGTCGAGCGCCCGTTTCGTATCGGTACTCGCACTCGCGCACAGCACCGGCGACATCGCGCACGTCGCCGAGGGCGACGTCTCGGGCGAGATTGCACCGGAGCCACGCGGCTCGAACGGCTTCGGGTACGACCCGATGTTGTTCCATCCGCCGCTCGGACGCACCTTCGCGGAATTGACGCAGGAGGAAAAGGCCGATGTCAGCCACCGCGGCCGCGCCGCCCGCCTGATGCACGACTGGATTCGCGAACACATCGGCGAGATCAGGTAG
- a CDS encoding N-acetylmuramoyl-L-alanine amidase family protein, which translates to MTRLRRWLPGLLIASATLLVTVAGAQPPSTATAQPAPARRVWTVLTSAGSQPLPISVANGREYISAADLSGLFGLVLREDRAGGLVITMGTRTVVVSLTQGLASVEGRVVSLPAPPIRQGAAWLLPIELIERALAPGSNPRIDVRRRSSLIVMGSLSVPAVTARAEPLPNGTRVTFVIAPAVPQTVVNENGRLLIRLAADALDADLGDIGASPLVASSRVVPPSTVELTLGGPFASYRAAEQREGTELRLTVDILNAPPPAAPGPTAPSTTAPPTTTAPGAVAPAPEMPPLLPESTGVRTIVIDPGHGGTETGARGPSGTLEKNVVLSIARQLRAAIETRLGIRVLLTRGGDETVALDARAAFANNNKADLFISIHANASVRSSVTGAEVFYVTLGEYGTAVRSNAAEPGALLPTLGGGERAVDLILWEMAQAQHLNESARLAQTIEGEMRARVPMSPRAIQQAPFRVLVGANMPAVLVETGFITNPAEEKRLNAPDYQSQLVNALLAAVVRFKASTEGVGGAPTLQQDPR; encoded by the coding sequence GTGACTCGCCTCCGCCGCTGGCTGCCCGGCCTGCTGATTGCCTCTGCGACGCTGCTCGTGACCGTGGCGGGCGCCCAGCCCCCTTCGACCGCTACGGCCCAGCCGGCTCCGGCCCGCCGCGTGTGGACCGTCCTCACCTCGGCCGGCTCGCAGCCACTGCCGATTTCGGTCGCGAACGGACGCGAATACATCAGTGCCGCCGACCTCAGTGGCCTGTTCGGGCTGGTGCTCCGCGAGGACCGGGCCGGGGGGCTCGTGATCACGATGGGCACCCGTACCGTGGTGGTCTCGCTGACCCAGGGGCTCGCCTCGGTCGAGGGACGAGTCGTCAGCCTGCCGGCACCGCCGATCCGGCAGGGTGCCGCGTGGCTCCTGCCCATCGAGCTGATCGAGCGGGCGCTGGCCCCGGGCTCGAACCCGCGCATCGATGTGCGTCGTCGGTCGTCGCTGATCGTGATGGGGTCGCTGAGCGTTCCGGCCGTCACCGCCCGGGCCGAACCGCTCCCCAACGGCACCCGCGTCACGTTCGTGATTGCGCCCGCCGTGCCACAGACGGTCGTCAACGAGAACGGCCGCCTGCTGATCCGCCTCGCCGCAGACGCCCTGGACGCCGATCTCGGGGACATCGGTGCGTCGCCGCTGGTGGCGTCCAGCCGGGTGGTGCCTCCATCGACCGTCGAACTCACGCTCGGGGGGCCGTTTGCGAGCTACCGCGCCGCCGAGCAGCGCGAAGGCACCGAGTTGCGCCTGACGGTCGACATCCTCAATGCGCCGCCACCGGCCGCCCCGGGGCCGACCGCGCCGTCGACGACCGCGCCGCCGACGACGACCGCGCCCGGTGCGGTCGCGCCAGCCCCCGAGATGCCGCCGCTCCTGCCCGAGTCGACGGGTGTCCGCACAATCGTGATCGACCCAGGACACGGCGGCACCGAAACCGGCGCGCGAGGTCCCTCGGGCACCCTCGAGAAGAACGTCGTGTTGTCGATCGCGCGCCAGCTCAGGGCCGCGATCGAGACCCGCCTCGGCATCCGCGTCCTGCTGACGCGCGGCGGCGATGAGACCGTCGCACTCGATGCGCGCGCCGCTTTTGCCAACAACAACAAGGCGGACCTGTTCATCAGCATTCACGCCAACGCGTCGGTGCGTTCGTCGGTGACCGGCGCCGAGGTGTTCTACGTGACGCTCGGCGAGTACGGGACGGCGGTGCGCAGCAACGCCGCCGAACCAGGGGCCCTGCTGCCGACGCTCGGCGGCGGGGAACGCGCGGTCGACCTGATCCTGTGGGAAATGGCCCAGGCCCAGCATCTGAACGAGTCGGCCCGCCTCGCCCAGACCATCGAAGGGGAAATGCGCGCGCGCGTGCCGATGTCGCCGCGAGCCATCCAGCAGGCGCCATTCCGCGTGCTCGTCGGCGCCAACATGCCGGCAGTCCTGGTGGAGACGGGCTTCATCACCAACCCCGCCGAGGAGAAGCGCCTGAACGCCCCCGACTACCAGTCGCAACTCGTCAACGCCCTGCTCGCGGCGGTGGTGCGCTTCAAGGCCTCGACCGAGGGCGTGGGCGGCGCGCCCACACTGCAGCAGGACCCGCGCTGA
- a CDS encoding GNAT family N-acetyltransferase → MPHTPASLVEESNRLFQHAWTYFVRRMPAGATTRVPGLLIANGRSGLSFMNIAIPTSPVADEADLRARIGLAASHFRKDGVHWLMVISDDVLPGALRERLTNVCVDAGLQYALPMFGMVADVLLDPVRPLPALDMQVVTTAALREAVGDINAAGYAMPGELFRPVTTLPEFWTDMIGVVGIAKGIPVATASVALIDEVAYVALVATDPDHQRKGYAEAVMRRALEESAEAWGERRTVLHATAAGQPVYRRMGYADVVRFDAFAGV, encoded by the coding sequence ATGCCCCACACGCCTGCTTCGCTCGTGGAAGAGTCCAACCGGTTGTTCCAGCACGCCTGGACCTACTTCGTGCGCCGGATGCCTGCCGGCGCGACGACGCGCGTGCCGGGCTTGTTGATCGCCAACGGCCGTTCGGGCCTCTCGTTCATGAACATAGCCATCCCGACGTCGCCCGTGGCCGACGAGGCCGATCTCCGCGCACGCATCGGCCTGGCGGCCAGCCACTTCCGCAAGGACGGCGTGCATTGGCTGATGGTGATTTCCGACGACGTGCTGCCCGGCGCGCTGCGCGAGCGGCTCACGAACGTGTGCGTCGACGCCGGGTTGCAGTACGCGTTGCCGATGTTCGGCATGGTCGCCGATGTGCTCCTGGATCCGGTGCGACCATTGCCAGCGCTCGACATGCAGGTGGTGACGACAGCGGCCTTGCGCGAGGCCGTCGGCGACATCAACGCCGCGGGCTACGCGATGCCCGGCGAACTCTTCCGGCCCGTGACGACGCTGCCGGAATTCTGGACGGACATGATCGGCGTCGTCGGCATCGCCAAGGGCATACCGGTGGCCACCGCCTCGGTGGCGCTGATCGATGAGGTCGCATACGTGGCCCTGGTCGCCACCGATCCGGACCATCAGCGCAAGGGATACGCGGAGGCGGTGATGCGGCGTGCGCTCGAGGAGTCCGCCGAGGCGTGGGGTGAGCGGCGCACGGTGCTGCATGCGACGGCCGCAGGCCAGCCCGTCTATCGCCGGATGGGGTATGCGGACGTGGTGCGCTTCGACGCCTTCGCCGGCGTCTAG
- a CDS encoding fumarylacetoacetate hydrolase family protein, whose amino-acid sequence MRILRCLTENGLTVHVTEGERGSHHLLSGNPYDGFKATQAHVPVAKWLAPVAPAMIWCIGLNYRRHAEETGAKIPEQPVVFAKGPNTVQHPGGVIEIPRHLASEQVDYECELAVVIGKACKNVSPDDALDYVLGYTCANDVSARDWQIKRGGSQWSRGKTFDTFAPLGPALVTPEDIPDPNALRIQTRLNGEVVQDSNTSDMIFNVREIIAFLSGSTTLVPGTVILTGTPEGVGMARTPPRWLAPGDEVTIEIEKIGALTNRVVLEGDLA is encoded by the coding sequence ATGCGCATCCTGCGGTGCCTGACCGAGAACGGCCTCACGGTCCACGTGACCGAAGGCGAGAGGGGGAGCCACCACCTGCTCTCCGGCAATCCTTACGACGGCTTCAAGGCCACGCAGGCGCACGTGCCGGTGGCCAAGTGGCTGGCGCCCGTCGCGCCGGCCATGATCTGGTGCATCGGCCTGAACTACCGGCGGCATGCCGAGGAAACCGGCGCGAAGATCCCCGAACAGCCGGTGGTGTTCGCGAAGGGCCCGAATACGGTACAGCATCCCGGCGGCGTCATCGAAATCCCGCGGCACCTGGCCAGCGAGCAGGTCGACTACGAATGCGAACTCGCGGTCGTCATCGGCAAGGCCTGCAAGAACGTCAGCCCCGACGATGCGCTCGACTACGTGCTGGGCTACACCTGCGCCAACGACGTGAGCGCGCGCGACTGGCAGATCAAGCGCGGCGGCAGCCAGTGGAGCCGCGGCAAGACCTTCGACACCTTCGCGCCGCTCGGCCCGGCGCTGGTGACGCCGGAGGACATCCCCGATCCGAACGCCTTGCGCATACAGACGCGCCTCAACGGCGAAGTGGTGCAGGACTCGAACACCTCGGACATGATTTTCAACGTCCGCGAAATCATCGCCTTCCTCAGCGGCAGTACCACGCTGGTGCCAGGGACGGTGATCCTGACGGGCACGCCGGAGGGCGTCGGCATGGCCCGCACACCACCGCGCTGGCTGGCGCCGGGCGACGAAGTGACGATCGAGATCGAGAAGATCGGCGCCCTGACCAATCGCGTTGTCCTCGAAGGGGACCTGGCGTAG
- the coaA gene encoding type I pantothenate kinase: protein MSTAATALSRFLTFDRAAWAHLRDSTPLTLSESDVTALRGLNDALSMDEVVQIYLPLSRLLNLYVGASQGLYRTTQTFLGNDGAQVPFIIGLAGSVAVGKSTTARILQALLSRWPNHPSVDLVTTDGFLFPNAVLESRGLMKRKGFPESYDRARLVRFLADVKAGVAEVHAPVYSHQRYDIVPGLVQTVRQPDIVIVEGLNVLQAPPHQRDTDHLFASDFFDFSIYVDADERDIEQWYVARFVRLVETVFQDPDSYFHRYASLDVPQARATAAHIWAEINAPNLRENIQPTRMRAHLILTKDARHVVEQVQLRRV, encoded by the coding sequence ATGTCCACCGCCGCCACCGCGCTCTCGCGGTTCCTGACGTTCGACCGCGCCGCGTGGGCCCATTTGCGGGACAGCACGCCGCTCACCCTGTCGGAGTCGGATGTCACGGCGCTGCGCGGCCTCAACGACGCGCTGTCGATGGACGAGGTGGTGCAGATCTACCTGCCGCTCTCGCGCCTGCTCAACCTGTACGTGGGCGCGTCGCAGGGCCTCTACCGGACCACGCAGACGTTCCTCGGCAACGACGGCGCGCAGGTGCCGTTCATCATCGGCCTGGCCGGCAGCGTCGCCGTGGGCAAGAGCACTACCGCACGCATCCTGCAGGCGCTGCTCTCGCGCTGGCCGAACCATCCGTCGGTGGACCTGGTCACCACCGACGGCTTCCTGTTCCCCAACGCGGTGCTCGAGAGCCGCGGGCTGATGAAACGCAAGGGGTTCCCGGAGAGCTACGACCGCGCCCGGCTCGTGCGCTTCCTAGCCGACGTCAAGGCCGGCGTCGCCGAGGTGCATGCCCCCGTGTACTCGCACCAGCGCTACGACATCGTGCCCGGCCTGGTGCAGACGGTGCGGCAACCCGACATCGTCATTGTCGAAGGCCTGAACGTGCTGCAGGCGCCGCCGCACCAGCGCGACACCGACCATCTGTTCGCCTCGGACTTCTTCGACTTCTCGATCTACGTGGATGCCGACGAGCGCGACATCGAGCAGTGGTACGTGGCCCGCTTCGTGCGGCTGGTCGAGACGGTGTTCCAGGACCCCGACTCGTACTTCCACCGGTACGCCTCGCTCGACGTCCCCCAGGCCCGCGCGACGGCCGCGCACATCTGGGCCGAAATCAATGCCCCCAACCTGCGCGAGAACATCCAGCCGACGCGCATGCGCGCGCACCTGATCCTCACCAAGGACGCGCGCCACGTCGTCGAGCAAGTGCAGTTGCGCCGCGTCTGA